A region of bacterium BMS3Abin14 DNA encodes the following proteins:
- a CDS encoding NAD-dependent malic enzyme produces the protein MKLAAAHAIAEFIDDKDLKAEYIIPSTMNFKVPPQVAAAVARSAIETGEARIEVDPEDVAAQTLEYLYEGHMRHLKG, from the coding sequence ATGAAGCTGGCGGCAGCCCATGCCATCGCCGAATTCATCGACGACAAGGACCTGAAGGCTGAATATATCATTCCCAGCACCATGAATTTCAAGGTGCCGCCACAGGTGGCCGCGGCGGTGGCAAGATCGGCAATCGAGACCGGAGAGGCCAGGATCGAGGTCGATCCCGAGGATGTCGCCGCTCAGACCCTTGAGTACCTCTATGAAGGCCATATGCGCCACCTGAAAGGCTGA